GAAGATCATACGGGAGGCCTTTCACATAGCTATGACGGGAAGGCCCGGGCCCGTGCTCATAGACCTCCCCAAAGACGTGACTGCGGCAAAGACGGAATTCACCTGGCCCATTATAGACATCAAGAGCTATAAACCGACGTACGAGGGAAATAAGTACATGATAACCCAGGCTGCCCATCTCATCGCTAAGGCCAGGAAGCCCGTGATCGTCGCAGGCGGAGGCGTCATCAGCTCCGGAGCTTCAAACGAGCTGAGAGATCTGGCTGAATATACGAATACCCCTGTCACCATGACCCTCATGGGCCTCGGAGGTTTTCCCGGAACCCACAAGCTCTCCCTCGGTATGCTCGGTATGCACGGGACCTATTATGCAAACAAGGCCGTCCAGGATTCCGATCTCCTCATCGCCATTGGTATGCGCTTTGACGACAGAGTCACCGGAAAGATCGATGCCTTTGCCCCGCACGCAAAGATCATCCATATCGACATAGACCCAACATCCATCAGGAAAAACGTCAGGGTCGACGCCCCGATCGTCGGAGACGTAAAGCGGGTGCTCCTCGTCCTGAATAAGGTATTAAAGGAAGACCTTCAGGAACAGTGGGAAGAGGTGAGAAAGGCCTGGCTCAAACAGATCAAGGCATGGCAGGCCGAGAGACCCCTGACCTACACCTGGAGCGACGACGTGATAAAGCCCCAGTTCGTCGTCGAAAAGATCTACGAGCTCACAAAGGGCGATGCCATCATCTGCACAGAGGTAGGACAGAACCAGATGTGGGCCGCCCAGTTTTACCGGTATGACAGGCCGAGGACATGGCTCTCCTCAGGAGGTCTCGGAACCATGGGTTACGGGTTTCCAGCGGCGATCGGAGCTCAACTCGCCTTCCCGAACAAACTCGTCATCGATATTGCCGGTGACGGCAGCATACAGATGAACATACAGGAACTTGCGACAGCCATCATTAACAAACTTCCGGTAAAGGTCGCCATCCTCAACAACCGCTACCTCGGAATGGTCAGGCAGTGGCAGGAACTCTTCTACGACGAGAGATACTCATACAGCCATCTCGATGTCACTCCGAATTTTGTCGAAGTCGCCCATGCTTATGGCGCCGTCGGTCTTCGCGCAACGAAGCCCTCTGAAGTCGTGCCGGTCCTGAAAGAGGCCTTCAAGATAAAGAAACCGGTATTCATGGACTTTGTGATCGACTGGAAAGAGAAGGTATACCCCATGGTGCCTGCAGGAGCTGCGATAGACCAGATGCTCTTTGAAGAGCCTGAGAAGAAGCAGGAGAAGAAGCTCAAGGCGGTGAAATAAGGAGGAGATATGCGGCATACCATCTCTGTTCTTGTCGAAAATAAATTCGGTGTTCTTTCGAGGATCTCGGGACTCTTCAGCGGACGGGGCTATAACATCGAGAGCCTCTCGGTAGG
Above is a window of Thermodesulfovibrionales bacterium DNA encoding:
- the ilvB gene encoding biosynthetic-type acetolactate synthase large subunit yields the protein MKISGAEIILESLKREGARHIFGYPGGVVLNIFDLLYDNKDIQLILTRHEQGAIHAADGYARATGKAGVALVTSGPGATNTVTGIATASMDSIPLVVLSGQVPTMLIGNDAFQEADIVGITRPCTKYNYLVKDVKELSKIIREAFHIAMTGRPGPVLIDLPKDVTAAKTEFTWPIIDIKSYKPTYEGNKYMITQAAHLIAKARKPVIVAGGGVISSGASNELRDLAEYTNTPVTMTLMGLGGFPGTHKLSLGMLGMHGTYYANKAVQDSDLLIAIGMRFDDRVTGKIDAFAPHAKIIHIDIDPTSIRKNVRVDAPIVGDVKRVLLVLNKVLKEDLQEQWEEVRKAWLKQIKAWQAERPLTYTWSDDVIKPQFVVEKIYELTKGDAIICTEVGQNQMWAAQFYRYDRPRTWLSSGGLGTMGYGFPAAIGAQLAFPNKLVIDIAGDGSIQMNIQELATAIINKLPVKVAILNNRYLGMVRQWQELFYDERYSYSHLDVTPNFVEVAHAYGAVGLRATKPSEVVPVLKEAFKIKKPVFMDFVIDWKEKVYPMVPAGAAIDQMLFEEPEKKQEKKLKAVK